A region of Lycium barbarum isolate Lr01 chromosome 1, ASM1917538v2, whole genome shotgun sequence DNA encodes the following proteins:
- the LOC132631674 gene encoding pyruvate, phosphate dikinase regulatory protein 1, chloroplastic-like gives MICSSSLHMSNIPPASSLADSGSGTRTPASSETSYEPQPQPQVRRIKASPQLNRWSRARSIRSGRKLDRPVLSSTTELRTKSGSPVRSEEEIELPVTSGSRSGSSEDEKEVNGGKSIFIVSDGTGWTAEHAVNAALGQFDYCLVDRVCAVNTHLFSGIDDVDQLMEILKQAAKEGAMVVYTLAEPSMAESAKQACQHWGVASSDILGPLTDAIGGHLGVSPSGLPRWAPERQKTPLSEEYFKRIEAIEFTIKQDDGALPRNLHMADIVLTGVSRTGKTPLSIYLAQKGYKVANVPIVMNLELPKTLFEINPEKVFALTINPVVLQSIRRARAKTLGFDGELKTNYCDMDYVKQDLEYAGKIFAQNPVWPVIEVTAKAIEETAVIVLRLYHDRKNRCSMPRISKRY, from the exons atgatttgTTCCTCTAGCTTACACATGTCCAATATTCCTCCTGCATCATCTCTTGCTGACTCCGGTTCAGGCACCAGAACTCCGGCAAGCTCTGAAACTTCCTATGAACCTCAGCCACag cCGCAGGTTCGAAGGATTAAAGCTAGCCCTCAGCTAAATCGTTGGTCCAGAGCTCGAAGCATCCGGTCCGGACGGAAACTAGACCGGCCGGTTCTCAGTTCCACCACTGAATTACGTACTAAGTCCGGTTCACCGGTTCGGAGTGAAGAGGAAATTGAGTTGCCTGTGACTAGTGGAAGCCGGTCCGGTTCATCTGAGGATGAAAAGGAAGTTAACGGAGGGAAGTCGATATTTATTGTATCTGATGGAACTGGATGGACTGCTGAACACGCCGTTAATGCAGCACTAGGACAATTTGATTATTGCTTAGTTGATCGTGTTTGTGCTGTGAATACTCACTTGTTCTCCGGG ATTGACGATGTTGATCAATTAATGGAGATACTAAAGCAAGCAGCCAAAGAAGGGGCAATGGTTGTCTATACTTTAGCTGAGCCTTCCATGGCTGAATCTGCCAAACAAGCATGTCAACACTGGGGTGTAGCATCTAGTGATATACTGGGCCCACTTACAGACGCAATTGGTGGCCATCTAGGTGTTTCCCCTTCTGGACTCCCTCGCTGGGCCCCGGAGAGGCAAAAAACTCCTCTCAGCGAGGAATATTTCAAAAGGATTGAAGCAATTGAATTTACCATAAAACAAGATGATGGTGCCTTGCCTCGAAACCTGCACATGGCTGATATAGTTCTAACAGGTGTTTCACGAACGGGGAAGACACCGCTGTCCATTTATCTAGCACAGAAAGGGTATAAAGTAGCTAATGTGCCAATCGTCATGAATTTAGAGTTACCCAAGACTCTCTTTGAAATTAACCCGGAAAAGGTATTTGCCTTGACTATAAATCCTGTTGTTCTGCAATCCATCAGAAGAGCAAGAGCTAAGACTCTGGGTTTTGACGGAGAACTAAAGACCAACTATTGTGACATGGATTACGTGAAACAAGATTTGGAATATGCGGGGAAAATTTTTGCGCAAAACCCTGTCTGGCCAGTGATAG AAGTTACAGCTAAAGCTATTGAAGAAACAGCTGTCATTGTTCTGAGACTTTACCATGACAGAAAGAACAGGTGTTCAATGCCAAGAATTTCCAAACGCTATTAA